One stretch of Miscanthus floridulus cultivar M001 chromosome 18, ASM1932011v1, whole genome shotgun sequence DNA includes these proteins:
- the LOC136521374 gene encoding uncharacterized protein, giving the protein MDWYAWLCRAGLHPDVAFEYALLFARNELGAADVRHLDHEFLLSMGVAVAKHRLEILKLARKDPSSHGGRATAVAAITVVLPWRATRLLAAAVHRSARSALGRLRASVSHSRGRDRDRAAAVLATPRLLPLLRHRGGRVAHSSWSKIASPVAVRGGGKLPHVGKSVLLTNSCADKWRGNGGAAVRTLPAPAGSIAACLMSTDVCSCDEDEEGDGSGSDVEVVVDVGGEEMRWESMFQDLKPT; this is encoded by the coding sequence ATGGACTGGTACGCGTGGCTCTGCAGGGCGGGGCTGCACCCGGACGTGGCGTTCGAGTACGCGCTGCTGTTCGCGCGCAACGAGCTCGGCGCCGCCGACGTGCGCCACCTGGACCAcgagttcctcctcagcatggGCGTCGCCGTCGCCAAGCACCGCCTCGAGATCCTCAAGCTCGCCAGGAAGGATCCCTCCTCCCACGGCGGCAGGGCCACCGCCGTGGCCGCCATCACCGTCGTCCTGCCGTGGCGCGCCACCAGGCTGCTCGCCGCGGCCGTGCACCGGTCCGCGCGCTCGGCGCTCGGCCGCCTCCGCGCCTCGGTGTCCCACTCCCGCGGCCGGGACCGGGACCGCGCGGCGGCCGTCCTCGCCACGCCGCGCCTGCTGCCTCTGCTGCGGCACCGCGGCGGGAGGGTCGCGCACAGCAGCTGGAGCAAGATCGCGTCGCCCGTGGCGGTCCGTGGCGGCGGGAAGCTGCCGCACGTCGGCAAGTCCGTGCTGCTCACCAACAGCTGCGCCGATAAGTGGAGGGGCAACGGCGGCGCGGCGGTCAGGACGCTGCCCGCGCCCGCTGGGTCCATAGCCGCCTGCCTCATGAGCACGGACGTCTGCAGCTGCGACGAAGACGAGGAGGGGGACGGCAGCGGCAGCgacgtggaggtggtggtggacgtCGGCGGCGAGGAGATGCGGTGGGAGTCCATGTTCCAGGATCTGAAGCCCACTTAG